GGGCTTGGAGTGGAGGACCCGCCAGAAGCAGATGATGATGAAGAGGGCACAGAGGAGGGTGACATAAAGAAAGAGACCGCTCGGACCCACGATTGTCATGAAGAGGGGTGAAACGAGAGGACCGACGATACACCCCGTTCCATAGATGATCATGAGAGCGCAAGTGATCCCGATGATCTTTTTGTCAGAGAAGTGGTCGCAGGTATAGGTGATCGACAAGGGGTAAAGGGTAAAGGAAATCCCCCCGAAGACGATCATGAGAAGGAGGAGGAGCCAGTAAGGATAGTGGGGACTGAGAAAAAGGGCATAGGTTAAGACCATGAGGACCAAGCAGACACCGATGATCACTTTGCGCCGGTTAAAGATGTCGGAGAGGTGGCCGATGGGCCACTGGAGAGCGAGCCCTCCGAGGATGGTGAGTCCCATTACCTGGGAAATCTGGAGAACGGAGAGCTTGATCTCCTTTCCAAAGATGGGGGCCAGCCCATAAAAGGAGCTCATGATCATCCCGGCGATAAAGCAACCAATGGGGCCAAGGGGGGCTTTTTTTAGAATTTGAAAGATGTTGGTGATCGAAGTTTCGAGAAGGAGAGGTCCACTACTTTTCATCATGCAGACGGGGATGAGGGAAAGGGAACTGAGGATAATGGTAATGGCAAAGGGAAAGAGGCTTTCAATGGGCGCTAGGTTGAGCATAAACTGTCCAAATCCTTGGGCGAGGTAGAGGGTGGCCATATAGAGGGAGAGGAGACGCCCTCGACTTTTAATCCCTGAGGAGAGGAGGAGCCAGCTTTCGATGACGATAAAAAAGCCGGAGGCACAAAAACCTGAAAAGAAGCGGAAAAAGGTCCAGGAAACGGGGTCGATAATGAGCGCTTGCATGACAAAAACAAAGGAGTTGACCGAGGCCATAATGGCAAAGGTGCGGATATGGGCAATCCGATCGATCAGCCGCTCGACATAGATGGAGCCGATCATGATCCCTGCAAAGTAGGAAGCGTTCATCACCCCCACAACCCAGCTAGGGGCTCCATCGGCAGCGAGGCGGAGGCTGGCAAAGGTGTTGAAAAAGCCGTTGCCAAGCATCACGATGACGAGGCTGACAAGAGGAGGGATCACACTGCGAAATAGTTTTCTCATGCAGGTCTCTTCTTAATGACGATTTTCATGCTGGCTTCGGGCGAGGTCCATTTCCCATCGGTTCGGATCAAGGGCTGTGTGACGATCATGTACTTCTCCTTTTCAAAGGGGTGCTCGACCTCTCCCCTTTTGGTAATGACCTGTTCAAAGGAGTACCGGATTTCGATCTCGTTGTCACCTTTTTTTGCAGCGGTGATGTCAGAATTGGAAAAGATGGGGAGAAAATACTCTGACTTTTCTCCTAAAAGTTTCATCACTCCTTCCTCAATTGCCGCTTGGAAGGCTTGTTTTCCCACCAGGGAAAAAGCCTCTTGGAGGAAGGAAAAAATGGGGCGATCGGCAGAGGCGATTTTCTCCATCTGTTTATAGACCTCTAAAAGCTTTTCCATCGAAAAGGACTCGGTTTTCGGAGCTTCATAGAGGAGGGTCGCCTCTTCATAAAGATGGAAAGAGGGCCACTCCCGGTTGAGCTCTTTAGCAAAGTTAACGGTCATAAAGGAAAGGGAGGGATCTTCTTCGATCTTTTCGTTAAAGCTGGGGAAGGCTTCGGGATCTCCCGTTACCTTTTCATGGGCTCCTCCCTCTAATTTTTCGATAAAGGAGAGTTCTTTTGCAATCGTCTCGGGACACTCTTCAAAGGCCCAGTCGAGAAGGCCGAGGGTCACCTTGGAAACCTCTTGGATCGAGAGGAGAAAGTCCCACTGGTACTTATTGAGGACGAGGGCGCAAAGACCAAACTGCTCCTCTTCACTCATATGGAAGAGAACCTCTTGCTGATTCCCAAGCTGGATGAGTTGCCGTCGGTTTTCTAGAGGGAGATCGCG
This DNA window, taken from Candidatus Neptunochlamydia vexilliferae, encodes the following:
- a CDS encoding MFS transporter, producing MRKLFRSVIPPLVSLVIVMLGNGFFNTFASLRLAADGAPSWVVGVMNASYFAGIMIGSIYVERLIDRIAHIRTFAIMASVNSFVFVMQALIIDPVSWTFFRFFSGFCASGFFIVIESWLLLSSGIKSRGRLLSLYMATLYLAQGFGQFMLNLAPIESLFPFAITIILSSLSLIPVCMMKSSGPLLLETSITNIFQILKKAPLGPIGCFIAGMIMSSFYGLAPIFGKEIKLSVLQISQVMGLTILGGLALQWPIGHLSDIFNRRKVIIGVCLVLMVLTYALFLSPHYPYWLLLLLMIVFGGISFTLYPLSITYTCDHFSDKKIIGITCALMIIYGTGCIVGPLVSPLFMTIVGPSGLFLYVTLLCALFIIICFWRVLHSKPLSEEEQSDYLPLPRATSLAFYLDPHSDLGAEEELDEDEEGDYLFGEEDEDEEEE